A genomic segment from Phoenix dactylifera cultivar Barhee BC4 unplaced genomic scaffold, palm_55x_up_171113_PBpolish2nd_filt_p 000781F, whole genome shotgun sequence encodes:
- the LOC103696976 gene encoding protein SODIUM POTASSIUM ROOT DEFECTIVE 2-like: MGRLGFHRFLDFFSLSNYPNSCLCMNPMEEEEDNLERKALMKSHVEQMLKLGETVDGSKTLAFHLEPKTVVLRVSMHCYGCARKVEKHISKMEGVTSFEVDLESKKVVVMGDITPFEVLESVSKVKFAELWVARESSKSASFDEGTNTQSSSSH; this comes from the exons ATGGGGAGGCTAGGCTTTCACAGGTTTTTggattttttctctctttcaaaCTATCCAAATTCTTGTCTTTGCATGAATcccatggaagaagaagaagacaatcttGAGAGAAAAGCTCTGATGAAAAGTCATGTAGAACAGATGCTAAAGCTTGGAGAGACTGTTGATGGAAGCAAGACACTGGCTTTTCATCTCGAGCCTAAG ACTGTAGTTTTAAGAGTGTCAATGCATTGCTACGGCTGTGCAAGAAAAGTGGAGAAACACATCTCAAAGATGGAAG GAGTGACCTCCTTTGAAGTAGACTTGGAGAGCAAAAAGGTGGTTGTGATGGGGGACATCACTCCTTTTGAGGTCTTGGAGAGTGTCTCCAAGGTCAAGTTCGCAGAGCTATGGGTGGCCCGTGAGTCATCAAAAAGTGCATCGTTTGATGAAGGCACCAACACacagtcttcaagctctcactGA